A region from the Cellvibrio sp. PSBB006 genome encodes:
- a CDS encoding metalloregulator ArsR/SmtB family transcription factor: MNILSPDQFGKCLADETRARIALLVSGEKELCVCELTCALDVTQPKISRHLAQLRNCGLLADRRQGQWVYYRLHPDLPVWAKKTLKLMREAHAEWLNDNVQRLNAMHDRPQRCC, from the coding sequence ATGAATATTCTATCCCCCGACCAATTTGGAAAGTGCCTTGCTGACGAAACGCGCGCCCGTATCGCGCTGTTAGTCTCAGGTGAGAAAGAATTATGCGTATGCGAACTCACCTGCGCGCTGGATGTAACCCAGCCAAAAATTTCCCGTCACTTGGCGCAGTTACGTAACTGCGGTCTTCTGGCAGATCGGCGACAAGGGCAGTGGGTTTATTATCGTTTGCATCCGGATTTGCCTGTTTGGGCAAAAAAAACCTTGAAATTGATGCGCGAAGCCCATGCTGAATGGCTGAACGATAACGTCCAACGTTTAAATGCCATGCATGACCGCCCACAGCGCTGCTGTTGA
- a CDS encoding thioesterase family protein yields the protein MASFTLDFKVRDYECDIQGIVNNGVYQNYLEHARHEFLLGRGVNFAELAAQGINLVVLRAELDYKWPLKSGDEFYVDVVVEQSSRVKFDFVQNIYRKADNKLCLSARITGTSLNERGRPFVPDAVAALFDAAST from the coding sequence ATGGCAAGCTTCACACTCGATTTTAAAGTCCGTGATTATGAATGTGATATTCAGGGGATTGTAAACAACGGTGTTTACCAAAATTACCTTGAGCATGCACGTCACGAATTCCTGTTAGGGCGCGGCGTTAATTTCGCCGAGTTGGCAGCGCAGGGCATTAACCTGGTGGTCCTGCGTGCGGAGTTGGATTACAAATGGCCATTAAAAAGTGGCGATGAATTTTATGTGGATGTAGTGGTGGAGCAATCCTCGCGCGTCAAGTTTGATTTTGTGCAGAATATCTATCGCAAGGCGGATAACAAACTGTGCCTGAGTGCACGAATTACCGGCACCTCGCTTAATGAACGCGGGCGGCCTTTTGTGCCTGACGCGGTTGCCGCCTTGTTTGACGCGGCAAGTACCTGA
- a CDS encoding efflux RND transporter permease subunit: METLIRAALDRSRATLLMFLCLVVAGLGAYVAIPKEANPDVAIPMMYVSVTLDGISPEDADRLLVRPLEQELRSLEGVKEMVSISSEGHASVMLEFDAGFDARRALQDVRERVDAARSFFPTEADEPRVHEVNVALFPVLSVALSGPIPEAELIYIARRIKQELEAIPEVLEVDVGGDREDLLEIVVQPQVLDSYQIDYNQLFDLVSRNNRLIAAGSLDTGAGAMPLKVPGVIETIEDVYSIPVKVDGDSVVTFGDIALLRRTFKDPTGFARINGQPGIVLEVSKRSGANIIETIEKVKATMEQAGNVLPEGIEVNYIMDQSKEVEMMLSDLLNNVLTAVVLVLILIIATMGLRSAVLVGLAIPGAFLTGILLIWAVGYTMNIIVLFALILVAGMLVDGAIVVSELADRHLHEGQNPKEAWINAASRMSWPVIASTATTLSVFFPLLFWPGVVGEFMKYLPATVILCLLASLLMALIFLPTMGAVSTKKPAQEEPVSGKFMDNYRHALATLLRYPGYTFLGTLGLIVVIYVAYMQFNHGVEFFPDIEPETVQLHVRARGDLSIYEKDRVLKRIEERLENYSEVEAVYARSFAMPDQQMGTDVIGVLQFQLIDWHERRRAQEITDSMYESVDDIPGIVLEFREQEQGPGQGKPVQLRVSATDPALMDEGVTQVRNLMEEIGGFVDIEDDRTLPGIEWRVEVDREAAARLGADVLTVGNAVQLVTNGLLLATYRPEDATDEVDIRVRLPGDWRSIDQLSRMTVNTTRGQVALPYFVDVLPAQKTGTVRRVDSMRTTTIQADIAPGERLDALLDQLREKYDQLPDGVEIRIDGEDADQREAAQFLMSAFLIAIFLMALILIIQFNSVYQTMLVLSAIVFSTAGVLLGLLVNGQSFGIVMVGMGVIALAGIVVNNNIILIDTYNILRRDGMEPFEAALETGCLRLRPVLLTAVTTILGLMPMVLGVNVNLIEPSLGMGAPSTQWWTQLSSAIAGGLTFATLLTLLLTPCMLILGARFFKR, encoded by the coding sequence ATGGAAACCTTGATCCGTGCTGCCCTGGATCGCAGCCGTGCCACCTTGCTGATGTTTTTATGTTTGGTAGTTGCGGGGCTTGGGGCTTATGTGGCGATTCCCAAAGAAGCCAACCCCGATGTTGCCATTCCCATGATGTATGTCTCCGTGACGCTGGATGGTATCAGCCCGGAAGACGCCGATCGGTTGCTGGTCAGGCCCCTGGAGCAGGAGCTGCGTTCGCTGGAAGGCGTGAAGGAAATGGTATCCATCTCCAGCGAAGGTCATGCGTCAGTCATGCTGGAATTCGATGCCGGTTTTGATGCGCGCCGCGCGCTCCAGGATGTGCGTGAACGCGTCGACGCAGCGCGTTCGTTTTTTCCCACCGAAGCCGATGAGCCACGCGTTCACGAAGTGAATGTTGCATTATTTCCCGTCTTGTCTGTGGCCTTGTCCGGCCCGATTCCTGAAGCTGAATTAATTTATATCGCGCGACGCATCAAACAGGAATTGGAAGCAATTCCCGAAGTGCTTGAAGTTGATGTCGGCGGTGACCGCGAAGATCTGCTGGAGATTGTGGTTCAGCCGCAAGTGCTCGACAGTTATCAGATTGATTACAACCAATTATTTGATCTGGTTTCGCGCAATAATCGTTTGATTGCGGCAGGCAGCCTCGACACCGGCGCCGGTGCCATGCCGTTAAAAGTCCCTGGCGTTATTGAAACCATTGAAGATGTGTATTCCATTCCGGTGAAAGTGGATGGCGACAGCGTGGTGACCTTCGGTGATATCGCGCTCCTGCGGCGCACCTTTAAAGACCCGACCGGCTTTGCGCGAATCAATGGCCAGCCCGGCATTGTGTTAGAGGTGAGCAAACGGTCCGGTGCCAATATCATCGAAACCATCGAAAAAGTGAAAGCCACCATGGAGCAAGCGGGCAATGTGTTGCCCGAGGGCATCGAAGTCAATTACATCATGGACCAATCCAAAGAAGTGGAAATGATGTTATCGGACTTGCTCAATAATGTGCTCACGGCGGTAGTGCTTGTGTTGATTTTAATTATTGCCACCATGGGCCTGCGTTCAGCGGTGTTGGTTGGCCTGGCAATTCCCGGTGCGTTTTTAACGGGCATTTTATTGATCTGGGCGGTGGGCTACACCATGAATATCATCGTGCTGTTTGCGCTGATTCTGGTGGCTGGCATGTTGGTGGATGGTGCGATTGTCGTCAGTGAGTTGGCGGACCGCCATCTTCACGAAGGGCAGAATCCGAAAGAGGCGTGGATCAATGCCGCATCGCGCATGAGCTGGCCGGTGATCGCCTCCACCGCAACCACCTTGTCCGTGTTTTTCCCGTTATTATTCTGGCCCGGCGTTGTGGGCGAATTTATGAAATACCTGCCGGCTACGGTTATTTTGTGTTTGCTGGCGTCGCTGTTGATGGCCTTGATTTTTTTACCGACCATGGGAGCCGTGAGTACCAAAAAGCCCGCGCAGGAAGAGCCGGTCAGCGGCAAGTTTATGGATAACTATCGCCACGCGCTGGCGACGTTGCTGCGTTACCCCGGTTACACCTTTTTGGGTACCCTGGGTTTGATCGTTGTTATTTACGTGGCGTATATGCAGTTTAATCACGGCGTGGAGTTCTTCCCGGACATTGAACCCGAGACGGTGCAGCTTCATGTGCGAGCCCGCGGTGACCTTTCAATTTACGAAAAAGACCGTGTACTCAAACGCATTGAAGAACGCCTTGAAAATTATTCCGAAGTTGAAGCCGTCTACGCGCGCAGTTTTGCCATGCCGGATCAGCAAATGGGTACAGATGTTATTGGGGTTTTGCAATTCCAATTAATTGATTGGCATGAGCGCCGCCGCGCGCAGGAAATTACAGACTCGATGTATGAATCCGTTGATGATATTCCCGGCATCGTATTGGAGTTTCGCGAGCAGGAACAGGGGCCGGGGCAGGGGAAACCGGTTCAATTACGCGTGAGTGCGACTGATCCTGCTTTAATGGATGAAGGCGTGACGCAGGTGCGCAATCTGATGGAGGAAATTGGTGGCTTTGTTGATATTGAAGATGACCGCACCTTGCCCGGTATTGAATGGCGGGTTGAAGTGGACCGCGAAGCGGCGGCGCGGCTCGGTGCTGATGTGCTTACCGTCGGTAATGCGGTGCAACTGGTTACCAACGGCTTGTTGCTGGCGACCTATCGCCCGGAAGATGCAACGGATGAAGTGGATATTCGTGTACGCCTGCCAGGCGACTGGCGCTCCATTGACCAGCTCTCGCGCATGACGGTGAATACCACGCGAGGACAAGTAGCTTTACCCTATTTTGTCGACGTATTGCCCGCACAAAAAACTGGCACCGTGCGGCGCGTTGACAGTATGCGCACGACCACCATCCAGGCAGATATTGCACCGGGAGAACGGCTGGATGCTTTGTTAGATCAGTTGCGAGAAAAATACGACCAATTGCCGGATGGTGTGGAGATAAGAATTGACGGTGAAGACGCTGATCAACGTGAAGCCGCACAATTTTTAATGTCGGCATTTCTCATTGCCATTTTTCTGATGGCGTTGATCCTGATTATCCAATTCAACAGTGTTTATCAAACCATGCTGGTGCTGTCCGCGATTGTATTTTCAACCGCAGGTGTGTTGCTTGGCCTGCTGGTAAATGGCCAGTCCTTCGGTATTGTTATGGTCGGTATGGGTGTTATTGCGCTGGCGGGTATTGTGGTCAATAACAATATTATCTTGATCGACACCTACAATATTTTGCGTCGTGATGGCATGGAGCCTTTTGAGGCCGCACTGGAAACCGGTTGTCTTCGGCTTCGCCCGGTATTGCTTACGGCGGTCACCACCATTCTTGGGCTAATGCCCATGGTGCTGGGTGTCAATGTGAACTTGATAGAGCCCAGTCTTGGCATGGGAGCACCTTCGACGCAATGGTGGACACAACTCTCCAGCGCGATTGCCGGTGGTCTGACCTTTGCGACCCTGCTCACGCTTCTGCTGACGCCGTGTATGTTAATTCTGGGTGCGCGGTTCTTTAAGCGTTGA
- a CDS encoding efflux RND transporter periplasmic adaptor subunit produces MSFSPAFRERLQRLQRNHLLIALVLAGLLIIWLASGDFLRAKDEPPEEQPTPEEAEAFRVETSVLQAEPHSPVQVVQGELLPMREVEILSQINAHLTGRVVDWGDVVAEDEILFRLDPETRAAELARAEAALALSRAELEGGEVLYRKKLLSETEFLRLKSAAASAYAERQLSAQQLRYAEIKAPFDGVVDRLPVEEGDYVQVGDALATLVDIAVLRLIAYVPQQQVYALRPGLSVEATLLDGSTLPGTLTFVASRAESSTRSFRIEAQLDNPERRRIAGSSATLSVRLSDQKAHRLSPALLSLGEDGQLGVKSIDAERKVTFLPVEILSFDPEGVWVGGLPEEVEIITLGAGFVTAGDPVNPVKTEQR; encoded by the coding sequence ATGTCGTTTTCCCCAGCATTTCGTGAACGCTTACAGCGCCTTCAGCGCAATCATCTCCTTATCGCTTTAGTGCTGGCTGGCTTGTTGATTATCTGGCTGGCCAGTGGCGATTTCTTGCGTGCTAAAGACGAACCGCCTGAGGAACAGCCCACGCCAGAAGAGGCAGAGGCGTTTCGGGTGGAGACATCGGTGTTGCAAGCTGAGCCGCATTCCCCGGTGCAGGTTGTGCAGGGTGAATTGCTGCCAATGCGTGAGGTGGAGATTCTCAGTCAAATCAATGCGCATCTCACCGGGCGGGTGGTGGATTGGGGCGATGTTGTTGCTGAGGATGAGATCCTGTTTCGTCTTGACCCGGAAACACGCGCGGCGGAGCTGGCGCGAGCGGAGGCAGCGCTGGCATTAAGCCGTGCGGAGTTGGAGGGTGGCGAGGTTCTGTATCGCAAAAAATTGTTATCTGAAACGGAATTTTTGCGTTTGAAATCGGCGGCCGCGTCTGCGTATGCCGAGCGTCAATTGAGTGCACAACAGTTGCGTTATGCAGAAATCAAGGCGCCTTTCGATGGTGTTGTGGATCGCTTGCCGGTGGAGGAGGGTGATTATGTGCAGGTTGGCGACGCGCTGGCCACGTTGGTGGATATTGCGGTGCTGCGTCTGATTGCTTATGTACCACAACAACAAGTCTATGCGTTGCGTCCTGGGCTTTCGGTGGAGGCGACATTACTCGATGGATCGACCTTGCCCGGTACCCTGACGTTTGTCGCCAGCCGCGCGGAAAGCAGTACGCGCAGTTTTCGCATTGAAGCGCAACTTGATAACCCGGAGCGTCGTCGTATAGCCGGGTCGAGCGCCACACTCAGCGTGCGTCTCTCGGACCAGAAAGCACATCGGCTTTCACCCGCGTTGTTGTCATTGGGAGAGGATGGTCAATTAGGCGTTAAATCCATTGATGCCGAGCGTAAAGTGACGTTTCTGCCGGTAGAGATTCTCAGCTTTGATCCGGAGGGGGTTTGGGTTGGTGGCCTGCCCGAGGAGGTTGAAATTATTACGCTCGGCGCCGGGTTTGTGACTGCTGGCGATCCGGTTAATCCGGTAAAAACGGAGCAGCGCTGA
- a CDS encoding universal stress protein produces the protein MFKNILVPTDGSPLSDKVIKYAVDFAKDADAKLVALSVAEPYLPLHDGMMPDPLYMEEWQHLHDEQMFKLAHDYVQRVYDAAHAAGVTCKKTTAINFNPYEEILAAAEKFDCDVIFMASHGRKGLNKLFVGSETQKVLANTKVPVLVLR, from the coding sequence ATGTTCAAAAATATTCTCGTGCCCACCGACGGTTCTCCGTTATCGGACAAAGTCATTAAATATGCCGTGGATTTTGCCAAAGACGCGGATGCCAAACTGGTAGCCCTATCCGTTGCAGAACCTTATTTGCCTTTACATGACGGTATGATGCCAGACCCACTTTATATGGAAGAGTGGCAGCACCTGCACGATGAACAGATGTTCAAGCTGGCTCATGACTACGTGCAACGCGTTTACGATGCCGCTCATGCCGCCGGTGTTACCTGCAAGAAAACGACGGCCATCAATTTCAACCCTTACGAAGAAATCCTGGCCGCCGCTGAAAAGTTTGATTGTGATGTGATCTTCATGGCGTCTCACGGCAGAAAAGGTCTCAACAAATTATTCGTCGGTAGCGAAACCCAAAAAGTGCTTGCCAATACCAAAGTGCCAGTACTTGTTTTACGGTGA
- a CDS encoding acetate/propionate family kinase, whose translation MPTNPSFVLTINGGSSSIKFALFSAPQSAHEPPVNCLIKGKMTGIGSSRLHINARLQRSDLEKLETSGIFKRASLDDQDYSVAERSNASAVTLLLNWITTHIDTDLLLAVGHRVVHGGPTYGTPQIITPAMLATLEQWTAIDPEHLPQEIALIKAFIKALPSVQHIACFDTDFHRHLPPVARLLAIPRRYFTKGIRRYGFHGLSYTFVLEELRHLEGSGRARGRVVMAHLGNGASLAATYQGKSVDTSMGLTPTAGIPMSSRSGDLDPGLYAYLAQTEQMSAREFQHMVNRESGLLGISETSADISELLKSEHDDHRAAEAVELFCYQTKKWICAMAGALGGVDTLIFTGGIGENLPTIRARVCVGLEFMGIRLDPRKNNNNAAVISEAESRVLIMVIPTNEEQVIAQYVYQVLEKIELAAPGTPHGISMPHVRRAHH comes from the coding sequence ATGCCAACCAACCCATCTTTTGTCCTGACGATCAACGGTGGTTCATCGAGCATCAAGTTCGCGCTCTTTAGTGCCCCACAGTCGGCACATGAGCCGCCGGTTAATTGTTTGATTAAAGGAAAAATGACTGGCATCGGTTCGTCCAGACTGCATATTAATGCCCGGCTTCAACGCAGCGACCTCGAAAAGCTGGAAACGAGTGGCATCTTCAAACGCGCTTCCCTGGACGATCAGGATTATTCAGTGGCTGAACGATCTAACGCATCCGCTGTTACCCTGCTGCTGAATTGGATCACCACGCATATTGATACCGACCTGCTGCTTGCGGTGGGGCACCGCGTGGTGCACGGCGGGCCGACCTATGGTACGCCACAGATAATTACTCCGGCCATGCTGGCAACACTGGAGCAATGGACTGCGATTGATCCAGAACATTTACCGCAAGAAATTGCGCTCATTAAGGCCTTTATAAAAGCCTTGCCGAGCGTGCAACACATTGCCTGTTTTGATACGGATTTTCATCGTCACCTGCCGCCTGTTGCACGCCTGTTAGCCATTCCACGCCGTTACTTCACGAAAGGCATTCGTCGTTATGGCTTTCATGGCCTGTCTTACACCTTTGTGTTGGAAGAGTTGCGCCATCTTGAGGGATCAGGGCGTGCGAGGGGTCGAGTTGTTATGGCGCACCTGGGCAATGGTGCCAGCCTGGCGGCAACATATCAGGGTAAAAGTGTGGATACCAGTATGGGGCTCACACCCACCGCTGGCATTCCCATGAGCAGTCGTTCAGGCGATCTTGATCCGGGACTATACGCTTACCTCGCGCAGACAGAACAGATGAGCGCCCGGGAATTTCAGCACATGGTCAACCGGGAATCCGGTTTGCTGGGCATTTCCGAAACCAGTGCAGATATCAGTGAACTGTTGAAATCCGAGCATGACGATCACCGTGCAGCTGAAGCCGTAGAGCTATTTTGCTATCAAACAAAAAAATGGATTTGTGCCATGGCTGGTGCATTGGGGGGCGTGGATACCCTGATTTTTACCGGCGGTATCGGTGAGAATTTGCCGACGATACGTGCGCGGGTCTGTGTCGGGCTTGAATTTATGGGCATAAGACTGGACCCACGTAAAAACAACAACAATGCAGCGGTAATTTCGGAAGCCGAAAGCCGGGTGCTTATTATGGTGATACCGACGAATGAAGAACAGGTTATAGCTCAATACGTTTATCAAGTGCTTGAAAAAATTGAGTTGGCCGCCCCAGGAACACCACACGGTATATCAATGCCTCACGTTCGACGGGCGCATCACTGA
- a CDS encoding phosphoketolase, which translates to MHSNAAEVTIENRHPLNADLLDKMNAYWRAANYLSVGQIYLYENPLLKKPLSSADVKPRLLGHWGTTPGLNFIYVHVNRIIIQHDLNMIFITGPGHGGPALAANTYLEGTYSEMYPHVTQDEAGLQRLFKQFSFPGGIPSHVAPDIPGSIHEGGELGYSLSHAFGAAFDNPDLIVTCVVGDGEAETGPLATSWHSNKFLNPAKDGAVLPILHLNGYKIANPTFLARIPHDELTALFVGYGYKPYFVEGDEPETMHQKMAATLDRVVKEIHQIQHNARIQGVTKRPCWPMIILRSPKGWTGPDQVDGKPVEDTFRSHQVPVSHMDNPEHLAILDRWLQSYRPDELFDADGKLVPELAELAPSGNRRMGANPHANGGILLQDLVMPDYRQHALSITAPGAVDAEATRVMGKFLADVMTRNLPTKNFRLFSPDENNSNRWQDVLDVTARTWMAETISGDDKLATDGRVMEVLSEHQCQGWLEGYLLTGRHGFLSCYEAFIHIVDSMVNQHAKWLKVANHLSWRRSVASLNYLLSSHVWRQDHNGTSHQDPGFIDHVVNKKAEVIRIYLPPDANTLLSVTDHCLRSRNYINVIVAGKNLQPQWLDIDAAIDHCAAGIGVWKWASTDGDQEPDVVIACAGDVPTIEALATVQLLHTHLPHIKVRLINVVDLMKLQSPSEHPHGLSNEDFDYFFTRNKPVIFAYHGYPALIHRLTYRRNNHQNFHVHGFQEEGTTTTPFDMVVMNKLDRFHLLRAVIERISHYGYDIDSVRKMINDKLREHKRYIEEHGEDMPDIREWKWRELHK; encoded by the coding sequence ATGCATTCCAATGCAGCTGAAGTCACCATTGAAAATAGACATCCATTAAACGCTGATTTGCTGGACAAGATGAACGCCTACTGGCGGGCAGCGAATTATTTATCTGTCGGGCAAATTTATCTTTATGAAAATCCCTTGTTAAAAAAACCACTTTCATCAGCAGATGTTAAACCCAGGCTGCTGGGTCACTGGGGCACAACGCCCGGATTGAATTTTATTTATGTCCATGTAAATCGCATCATCATACAACACGACCTCAACATGATTTTTATCACCGGGCCCGGTCATGGTGGGCCAGCGTTAGCCGCTAACACCTACCTTGAGGGCACCTACAGTGAAATGTATCCACACGTTACCCAGGACGAAGCTGGACTGCAGCGCCTATTCAAACAGTTTTCATTTCCCGGCGGTATTCCCAGCCATGTTGCGCCGGATATTCCCGGCTCCATTCACGAAGGCGGTGAATTAGGTTATTCGTTATCCCATGCGTTCGGGGCCGCCTTTGATAATCCGGATTTAATTGTGACCTGTGTCGTGGGCGATGGCGAAGCGGAGACAGGACCATTGGCAACCAGCTGGCACTCCAATAAATTTCTTAATCCGGCAAAAGATGGAGCTGTTTTACCTATCCTGCATTTGAATGGCTATAAAATTGCCAATCCCACATTTCTCGCGCGAATTCCCCACGATGAATTGACAGCACTCTTTGTCGGTTACGGTTACAAACCCTACTTTGTCGAGGGTGACGAACCAGAGACCATGCATCAAAAAATGGCGGCGACACTGGATCGTGTGGTGAAAGAAATACACCAGATTCAGCACAACGCGCGTATACAAGGCGTCACCAAAAGACCGTGTTGGCCCATGATTATCCTGCGCTCGCCCAAAGGCTGGACCGGACCTGATCAGGTGGATGGAAAGCCGGTTGAAGACACCTTTCGTTCTCATCAAGTGCCTGTGAGCCATATGGATAACCCGGAACATTTGGCAATTCTTGATCGCTGGTTGCAAAGTTACCGTCCGGACGAATTGTTTGATGCGGATGGAAAACTGGTTCCGGAATTAGCCGAGCTGGCGCCTTCCGGTAACCGACGCATGGGAGCAAACCCTCATGCTAACGGCGGCATTCTGTTACAGGATTTAGTCATGCCGGATTATCGACAGCATGCGTTGAGCATCACTGCACCTGGCGCAGTCGATGCCGAAGCAACGCGCGTTATGGGAAAATTTTTAGCTGATGTGATGACCCGGAACCTGCCGACTAAAAATTTTAGACTTTTCAGCCCCGACGAAAATAATTCAAATCGCTGGCAGGATGTGTTGGACGTTACGGCGCGCACCTGGATGGCAGAAACCATTAGCGGCGATGATAAACTCGCTACCGATGGGCGCGTGATGGAGGTGTTAAGTGAGCATCAATGCCAGGGCTGGCTTGAAGGATACCTCCTCACCGGCCGCCACGGGTTTTTATCCTGCTATGAAGCCTTTATTCATATTGTCGACTCTATGGTCAATCAACATGCCAAGTGGTTAAAAGTCGCCAATCATCTTTCCTGGCGCCGCTCGGTGGCCTCATTAAATTACTTATTGTCTTCCCATGTCTGGCGACAAGATCACAATGGTACCAGCCACCAAGACCCGGGGTTTATTGACCATGTTGTTAACAAAAAAGCCGAAGTTATTCGCATCTATTTGCCGCCGGATGCCAACACATTGCTCTCTGTTACCGACCATTGCTTACGCAGCCGCAATTACATCAACGTTATTGTCGCCGGCAAAAATTTACAGCCGCAATGGCTTGACATTGATGCGGCTATTGATCACTGCGCGGCCGGTATCGGCGTCTGGAAATGGGCCAGCACCGATGGTGATCAGGAGCCGGACGTGGTTATTGCTTGCGCCGGCGATGTGCCCACAATAGAAGCATTGGCTACGGTGCAGCTACTTCACACCCATTTGCCCCATATAAAGGTGCGCCTGATTAATGTCGTGGATCTGATGAAACTTCAGTCACCAAGTGAGCATCCCCACGGCTTGAGCAACGAAGATTTCGATTACTTTTTTACGCGCAATAAACCGGTCATCTTCGCTTACCATGGCTACCCTGCCCTTATTCATCGGCTGACTTATCGCCGGAACAATCACCAGAATTTTCATGTTCATGGCTTTCAGGAAGAAGGTACCACTACCACGCCCTTTGATATGGTGGTGATGAATAAACTGGATCGTTTTCACCTGCTACGCGCAGTCATAGAGCGCATATCACATTATGGTTACGATATAGACAGCGTCAGGAAAATGATCAACGACAAGCTTAGGGAACATAAGCGTTATATTGAAGAACACGGAGAAGATATGCCGGATATTCGCGAGTGGAAGTGGCGTGAATTACACAAATAG